One Microbacterium trichothecenolyticum DNA window includes the following coding sequences:
- a CDS encoding carbohydrate ABC transporter permease, protein MTTSTVVLEPTNDTRSARQVARDTRKHEAMARKRLTSKGATIAAVVIAFFWTIPTFGLFVTSFRPGSDTQSTGWWTVFTDPSFTLENYRLAFTSGGTALTLAQSFLNSLAITIPVVLFALAIASLIAYAFAWIDFKGRNFFFIFIFALQIVPLQMALVPLLSLFSRGLTINEVTIFPGFDLRGVEHSFATVWIAHVIFAMPLAIFLLHNFIAEIPHEVIEAARVDGAGHGQIFFRLILPLAAPALASFAVLEFIWVWNDLLVATIFAPSSSLPLTQSLNSLSGTWGDQWFLQSAGTFISILVPLVVFFLLQRFFVRGLLAGATKG, encoded by the coding sequence ATGACCACCTCCACCGTCGTTCTCGAGCCCACCAACGACACCCGCTCGGCCCGGCAGGTCGCTCGCGACACGCGCAAACACGAGGCCATGGCGCGCAAGCGCCTGACGTCGAAGGGCGCCACGATCGCGGCCGTCGTGATCGCGTTCTTCTGGACCATCCCGACGTTCGGTCTGTTCGTCACCTCGTTCCGCCCCGGCTCCGACACGCAGTCGACCGGATGGTGGACGGTGTTCACCGACCCGTCGTTCACGCTGGAGAACTACCGGCTCGCGTTCACCTCGGGCGGCACGGCGCTGACGCTGGCGCAGTCGTTCCTGAACTCGCTCGCGATCACGATCCCGGTCGTGCTGTTCGCGCTCGCCATCGCGTCGCTGATCGCCTACGCCTTCGCGTGGATCGACTTCAAGGGCCGCAACTTCTTCTTCATCTTCATCTTCGCGCTGCAGATCGTGCCGCTGCAGATGGCGCTCGTACCCCTGCTGAGCCTGTTCTCGCGCGGTCTCACGATCAACGAGGTCACGATCTTCCCCGGCTTCGACCTGCGCGGCGTGGAGCACAGCTTCGCGACCGTATGGATCGCGCATGTGATCTTCGCGATGCCGTTGGCCATCTTCCTGCTGCACAACTTCATCGCCGAGATCCCGCACGAGGTCATCGAGGCGGCGCGGGTGGACGGCGCGGGCCACGGGCAGATCTTCTTCCGCCTGATCCTGCCGCTCGCCGCCCCCGCGCTGGCCTCGTTCGCGGTGCTGGAGTTCATCTGGGTGTGGAACGACCTGCTGGTCGCGACGATCTTTGCGCCGTCGTCGTCACTGCCGTTGACGCAATCGCTCAACTCGCTCTCGGGCACGTGGGGCGACCAGTGGTTCCTGCAGTCGGCCGGAACGTTCATCTCGATCCTGGTGCCGTTGGTCGTGTTCTTCTTGTTGCAGCGCTTCTTCGTGCGAGGCCTGCTGGCCGGAGCCACGAAGGGCTGA
- a CDS encoding carbohydrate ABC transporter permease — MTDITKVETTPSASPPGDRAPARTHGSAKTHRTTLLVVLVGVILVVALFLFMVTRAPADTKPTTLGFSLNSFFIWLGGLSPIVQIPLVLLAFAAVVAVLLLLIEYAPRAGKGYFWLRLVACFAIPVLAFMLLRPYQNAVIYVLGIAVLLGAILFYADYRSRQGAGYLFQLILFAAPAAILLLLGLVYPAITTFFQSFLDKTGENFVGFDNYVWTFTNPEGFWSVINTLIWVLLAPTIATAIGLAYAVFIDRAAGEKYLKVLIFMPFAISFVGAGIIWKFVYDFRQGDQIGILNAIVTAFGGQPVSWLAATPLINTLLLVVVFIWSQTGLAMVILSAAIKAVPPEQNEAAELDGASAWERFINVTVPGIRSSLIVVLTTIAIGALKIYDIVAVMTGGRNDSSVLAFEMVNQQQRFQSYGHSAALAVVLFLFVLPLIIFNVRQIRKQREVR, encoded by the coding sequence ATGACCGACATCACGAAAGTGGAGACGACGCCGTCGGCGTCACCTCCGGGCGACAGGGCTCCGGCCCGAACGCACGGCTCCGCGAAGACGCATCGCACCACGCTGCTGGTGGTGCTCGTGGGTGTCATCCTCGTGGTGGCGCTCTTCCTCTTCATGGTCACGCGTGCCCCCGCCGACACCAAGCCGACGACGCTGGGGTTCTCGCTCAACAGCTTCTTCATCTGGCTCGGCGGGCTCAGCCCCATCGTGCAGATCCCCCTCGTCCTGCTGGCGTTCGCCGCGGTCGTCGCCGTGCTCCTGCTCCTCATCGAATACGCCCCGCGTGCCGGGAAGGGCTACTTCTGGCTCCGACTCGTGGCATGCTTCGCGATCCCGGTGCTGGCGTTCATGCTGCTGCGCCCGTACCAGAACGCCGTCATCTACGTGCTCGGCATCGCCGTGCTGCTGGGCGCCATCCTCTTCTACGCCGACTACCGCTCGCGTCAGGGCGCCGGCTACCTGTTCCAGTTGATCCTGTTCGCCGCACCCGCGGCGATCCTGCTGCTGCTCGGGCTCGTCTACCCGGCGATCACCACGTTCTTCCAGTCGTTCCTCGACAAGACGGGCGAGAACTTCGTCGGTTTCGACAACTACGTGTGGACCTTCACCAACCCCGAGGGTTTCTGGTCGGTCATCAACACCCTCATCTGGGTGCTCCTCGCGCCCACCATCGCCACCGCGATCGGCCTCGCGTACGCCGTCTTCATCGACCGTGCCGCAGGGGAGAAGTATCTCAAGGTGCTCATCTTCATGCCCTTCGCGATCTCGTTCGTCGGCGCGGGCATCATCTGGAAGTTCGTCTACGACTTCCGTCAGGGCGACCAGATCGGCATCCTGAACGCCATCGTCACGGCCTTCGGCGGTCAGCCGGTCTCGTGGCTGGCGGCCACGCCGCTGATCAACACCCTGCTGCTTGTCGTGGTCTTCATCTGGAGCCAGACGGGACTGGCCATGGTCATCCTGTCCGCCGCCATCAAGGCCGTGCCGCCGGAGCAGAACGAAGCCGCCGAACTCGACGGAGCCAGCGCGTGGGAGCGGTTCATCAACGTCACCGTCCCCGGCATCCGCTCCTCTCTCATCGTGGTGCTCACCACCATCGCGATCGGTGCCCTCAAGATCTACGACATCGTGGCGGTCATGACCGGTGGTCGTAACGACTCGAGCGTGCTGGCGTTCGAGATGGTCAACCAACAGCAGCGGTTCCAGAGCTACGGGCACTCCGCGGCGCTGGCGGTCGTGCTGTTCCTCTTCGTGCTGCCGTTGATCATCTTCAACGTGCGCCAGATCCGGAAGCAGAGGGAAGTGCGATGA